The DNA segment GTCTCCACATCCTCGACGTGATGATGGAGGCCATCGACCGGCCCGACGAGATGTCCCCGCACGCCCCGCGGATCATCACCGTCAAGATCCCGGTGGACAAGATCGGTGAGGTCATCGGCCCGAAGGGCAAGATGATCAACCAGATCCAGGAGGACACCGGCGCCGAGATCACGATCGAGGACGACGGCACCATCTACATCGGTGCCGCCGACGGCCCCTCCGCCGAGGCCGCCCGCGCCACGATCAACGGCATCGCCAACCCGACGATGCCCGAGGTCGGCGAGCGCTACCTGGGTACGGTCGTGAAGACCACCACCTTCGGCGCGTTCGTCTCCCTGCTCCCCGGCAAGGACGGTCTGCTGCACATCTCGCAGATCCGCAAGCTCGCCGGCGGCAAGCGCGTGGAGAACGTCGAGGACGTCCTCGGTGTGGGCCAGAAGGTCCAGGTCGAGATCGCCGAGATCGACTCCCGCGGCAAGCTCTCCCTCATCCCCGTGATCGAGGGCGAGGACGGCTCGGACGACAAGAAGGACGACGCCGACCAGTGACGTCCCGTAGCTTCAAGGCGACGGCCCGCACCTCCTCGGAGGCGCGGGCCGTCGCCCGTACCCAAACCCTCATCAAGGGCCAAGACGGCATCGGCACCGTCCGCCGGACCACCCTCCCCGGTGGCCTGCGCATCGTCACCGAGACCCTGCCCTCCGTGCGCTCGGCCACCTTCGGCATCTGGGCGCACGTCGGCTCCCGCGACGAGACCCCCGCGCTGAACGGCGCCACGCACTACCTGGAGCACCTGCTCTTCAAGGGCACCGACAAGCGCTCCGCCCTCGACATCTCCGCCGCCGTCGACGCCGTCGGCGGCGAGATGAACGCGTTCACGGCCAAGGAGTACACGTGCTACTACGCACGCGTACTCGACACCGACCTGCCGCTCGCCATCGACGTGGTGTGCGACATGCTGACCGGCTCGCTGATCCGCGAGGAGGACGTCGACGTCGAACGCGGCGCCATCCTCGAAGAGATCGCCATGACCGAGGACGACGCCGGCGACTGCGTGCACGACCTGTTCGCGCACACCATGTTCGGCGACAACGCGCTCGGCCGCCCGGTCCTCGGCACGGTCGACACCGTCAACGCCCTCACCGCCGACCGCATCCGCCGCTTCTACAAGAAGCACTACGACCCGACGCACCTCGTCGTCGCCGCCGCAGGCAACATCGACCACGCCACGGTCGTCCGCCAGGTCCGCGCCGCCTTCGAGAAGTCCGGCGCCCTGCGGGACAACGGTGCCCAGCCCATCGCCCCGCGCGAGGGCAGCCGCACCATCCGCACCGCGGGCCGTGTCGAACTGGTCGGCCGCAAGACCGAGCAGGCCCACGTCATCCTCGGCATGCCCGGCCTCGCCCGCACCGACGACCGCCGCTGGGCCATGAGCGTGCTCAACACCGCCCTCGGCGGCGGCATGTCCTCCCGGCTCTTCCAGGAGGTCCGCGAGAAGCGCGGCCTGGCCTACAGCGTGTACTCCTACACCTCCGGCTTCGCCGACTGCGGCCTCTTCGGGGTGTACGCGGGCTGCCGCCCGAGCCAGGTGCACGACGTGCTGAAGATCTGCCGCGACGAGCTGGACCAGGTCGCCGCGAACGGTCTCAGCGACGACGAGGTCAACCGGGCCATCGGCCAGCTGAAGGGCGGCACCGTCCTCGGCCTGGAGGACACCGGCGCGCTGATGAACCGTATCGGCAAGAGCGAGCTGTGCTGGGGCGACCACATGTCGGTGGACGACATGCTGGCCCGGATCACCGCGGTGACCCCGGACGAGGTCCGTTCCGTCGCCCGCGACATCCTGGGACAGCGCCCGTCGCTGTCGGTCATAGGCCCGCTGAAGGACAAGCAGGCCGCCCGGCTGAACGACGCGGTCGCCTGACCCCCCGGTCCCTCAACTGCGGTAAGGAAACGAAGAGATGAGCAAGCTGCGCGTGGCGGTCCTCGGCGGAGGCGGCCGTATCGGCTCCGAGGCGGTACGGGCCGTCGAGGCCGCCGAGGACATGGAGCTGGTGGCCTCCCT comes from the Streptomyces seoulensis genome and includes:
- a CDS encoding M16 family metallopeptidase, with protein sequence MTSRSFKATARTSSEARAVARTQTLIKGQDGIGTVRRTTLPGGLRIVTETLPSVRSATFGIWAHVGSRDETPALNGATHYLEHLLFKGTDKRSALDISAAVDAVGGEMNAFTAKEYTCYYARVLDTDLPLAIDVVCDMLTGSLIREEDVDVERGAILEEIAMTEDDAGDCVHDLFAHTMFGDNALGRPVLGTVDTVNALTADRIRRFYKKHYDPTHLVVAAAGNIDHATVVRQVRAAFEKSGALRDNGAQPIAPREGSRTIRTAGRVELVGRKTEQAHVILGMPGLARTDDRRWAMSVLNTALGGGMSSRLFQEVREKRGLAYSVYSYTSGFADCGLFGVYAGCRPSQVHDVLKICRDELDQVAANGLSDDEVNRAIGQLKGGTVLGLEDTGALMNRIGKSELCWGDHMSVDDMLARITAVTPDEVRSVARDILGQRPSLSVIGPLKDKQAARLNDAVA